Proteins encoded together in one Paracidovorax wautersii window:
- the cysT gene encoding sulfate ABC transporter permease subunit CysT has translation MSTVSSVRPQPGAAAPGAARTRRGGGKRVLPGFGLTLGYTIFYLSIIVLIPLSALVFKTFTLTWDQFWVAISAPRVLASYRLTFGASLIAALVNLVFGLLIAWVLVRYSFPGKKIVDALVDLPFALPTAVAGISLTALLAGNGWLGQYLEPMGIQLAFKPAGVVIALIFIGLPFVVRTVQPVLEDAEKELEEAATSLGATRLQTFTKVILPSITPALLTGFAMAFARAIGEYGSVIFIAGNMPMISEITPLIIIGKLEQYDYAGATAVAVVMLAISFVLLLIINALQAWQRRHAGAPA, from the coding sequence GCCGGGGTGGGGGCAAGCGGGTGCTGCCCGGCTTCGGGCTCACCCTCGGCTACACGATCTTCTACCTCAGCATCATCGTGCTGATCCCGCTGTCGGCCCTGGTCTTCAAGACCTTCACGCTGACCTGGGACCAGTTCTGGGTGGCCATCAGCGCGCCGCGCGTGCTGGCGTCGTACCGGCTGACCTTCGGCGCCTCGCTGATCGCGGCGCTCGTCAACCTGGTGTTCGGGCTGCTGATCGCCTGGGTGCTGGTGCGCTACAGCTTCCCGGGCAAGAAGATCGTCGATGCGCTGGTGGACCTGCCGTTCGCCCTGCCCACGGCAGTGGCCGGCATCTCGCTCACCGCGCTGCTGGCCGGCAACGGCTGGCTGGGCCAGTACCTGGAACCCATGGGCATCCAGCTGGCCTTCAAGCCGGCGGGTGTGGTGATCGCGCTGATCTTTATCGGCTTGCCCTTCGTGGTGCGCACGGTGCAGCCGGTGCTGGAAGATGCCGAGAAGGAACTTGAAGAAGCCGCCACCAGCCTGGGCGCCACGCGGCTGCAGACCTTCACCAAGGTGATCCTGCCATCGATCACGCCCGCGCTGCTGACCGGCTTTGCCATGGCCTTCGCCCGTGCCATCGGCGAGTACGGCTCGGTGATCTTCATCGCCGGCAACATGCCCATGATCTCGGAAATCACGCCGCTCATCATCATCGGCAAGCTGGAGCAGTACGACTACGCGGGCGCCACGGCGGTCGCCGTGGTAATGCTGGCCATCTCCTTCGTGCTGCTGCTCATCATCAACGCGCTGCAAGCCTGGCAGCGCCGCCATGCGGGAGCCCCGGCATGA